One Solea senegalensis isolate Sse05_10M linkage group LG3, IFAPA_SoseM_1, whole genome shotgun sequence genomic window carries:
- the LOC122766231 gene encoding homeodomain-interacting protein kinase 2-like: MYFSISVDELIPSDSTHYEVQELLGRGTYGIVTKCRKTTTNEIVALKILRSPQCMEAAKKEVAFLKSMRNFNLDNFNILKLNTYFTFKGQLCLEFEKLDMNLKQFIENNHDQTLEMTVIRSIVQQMATALEFLKGIGVVHADLKPKNVMVVDHSQRPVRVKVIDFGLACRHPEKHVGVNLQSRCYRAPEVLLGSPFNEAIDVWSLGCVAAELLLGKVLFQGCDEYDMMRWIVFTVGQPPVRVLDAGRYTAEFFKKNVLRPGTNQWTFASRGDETISADKGNMLSDLQTILQKAPYRVSDKDTFCEICERVSFADLVTKMLTVDAADRITPMQILQHPFITMDHLVDIFGCTPYVQSFIKQRRTFQGLSSDNEKDITVPSTYQSEDSSYITASSRGSDPSEGSSVWLSANEHFSPSDSIISEDKADDRKRRRDTDEDPHHDNT; this comes from the exons ATGTATTTCAGTATCTCCGTTGATGAACTCATCCCCTCTGACTCCACTCATTATGAGGTGCAGGAGCTTCTAGGCAGAGGCACCTATGGGATAGTCACTAAGTGCAGGAAAACAACCACCAATGAAATTGTGGCTTTAAAAATCCTCCGGTCACCACAGTGTATGGAAGCTGCCAAGAAAGAg GTGGCTTTTCTCAAGTCAATGAGAAACTTCAACTTAGACAATTTCAATATCCTCAAACTGAACACCTACTTCACCTTCAAGGGCCAACTCTGTCTTGAGTTTGAGAAACTGGACATGAACCTTAAACAATTCATCGAGAATAACCACGATCAGACTCTGGAGATGACGGTGATACGCTCCATTGTGCAGCAG ATGGCTACTGCCCTAGAGTTTCTGAAGGGCATCGGGGTGGTTCATGCTGACTTAAAGCCGAAAAACGTTATGGTGGTGGACCATTCACAAAGGCCAGTGAGAGTCAAAGTCATTGACTTTGGTTTAGCATGCAGACATCCTGAGAAACATGTGGGTGTAAACCTCCAGTCCAGGTGTTATAG AGCTCCAGAGGTCTTGCTTGGAAGTCCCTTCAACGAGGCCATCGATGTTTGGTCTTTGGGATGCGTTGCTGCTGAACTGCTATTGGGCAAAGTACTTTTCCAGGGCTGTGATGAATATGACATG ATGAGATGGATCGTCTTCACCGTTGGACAGCCACCAGTCCGTGTGCTCGATGCAGGACGGTACACAGCAGAGTTTTTCAAGAAAAATGTCCTGCGACCCGGAACCAACCAGTGGACCTTTGCG TCGAGAGGTGATGAGACGATTTCCGCTGACAAGGGCAACATGCTGAGTGATCTTCAGACAATCCTGCAGAAGGCGCCTTATAGAGTGTCAGACAAAGACACTTTTTGTGAAATCTGTGAAAGGGTGAGCTTTGCTgacctggtgacaaagatgttGACGGTGGATGCTGCTGACAGAATCACACCAATGCAGATTCTTCAGCACCCATTTATCACAATGGACCACCTTGTCGACATATTTGGCTGCACCCCCTA TGTGCAGTCGTTCATAAAGCAGAGGCGCACCTTTCAGGGTCTGAGCTCTGATAACGAGAAAGACATCACAGTCCCGTCAACATACCAGAGTGAGGATTCCTCTTACATCACTGCCAGTTCACGAGGCAGTGACCCCTCTGAAGGCAGCTCTGTTTGGTTGAGTGCAAATGAGCATTTCTCACCTTCAGACTCTATCATCAGCGAGGACAAGGCAGatgacagaaagagaagaagggaTACCGATGAGGATCCACATCATGACAACACGTAG
- the LOC122765952 gene encoding angiopoietin-related protein 5-like, whose protein sequence is MQVKMKSLVLCCGLISALLLSSTAQVEGQSGQSPSHQGTDCTQIHSRNPAAPSGVYVIKPVGVKNTFQVYCEMQTDGGWTVLQRRSGRDVSFHRNWTEYKDGFGDLMQNHWLGLSKVFSMTQKKTWTLRVDLYTHDGRTLYALYKNFRVGDETSGFKLHVGEYDGNAGDALQDQNGYGFSTSDRDNDGCSPCIFGDIAWYKCVGSKEGWWYSQCGSASLNGDWHASGDHIGWSSGLYWRTDKFPKLYSVKGSKMMIKSCLKNFVAKHFIRGHTVV, encoded by the exons ATGCAGGTCAAAATGAAGAGTCTGGTTTTATGTTGTGGACTCATCTCGGCACTTCTCTTGAGCAGCACAGCACAAGTCGAG GGACAAAGTGGCCAAAGTCCTTCTCATCAAG GAACAGACTGCACACAGATTCATTCTCGGAACCCTGCAGCGCCCAGTGGTGTTTATGTAATCAAGCCTGTTGGAGTCAAAAATACCTTCCAG GTGTACTGTGAGATGCAGACAGATGGAGGCTGGACGGTGCTGCAGAGACGCAGTGGACGAGACGTTTCTTTCCACAGAAACTGGACAGAATATAAAGATGGTTTTGGAGACCTAATGC AGAATCACTGGCTTGGTCTGAGCAAGGTCTTCTCTATGACCCAGAAAAAGACGTGGACCCTCAGGGTGGACTTGTATACCCATGATGGTCGCACTCTTTACGCCCTGTACAAAAACTTTAGAGTGGGCGATGAGACATCAGGTTTCAAACTACATGTTGGGGAATACGATGGAAATGCAG GTGATGCCCTCCAAGACCAGAATGGATATGGTTTCAGCACTAGTGATCGTGACAATGACGGCTGCTCCCCGTGCATCTTTGGTGACATTGCTTGGTATAAGTGCGTCGGATCTAAGGAGGGTTGGTGGTACAGTCAATGCGGCTCTGCCAGTCTCAACGGTGACTGGCATGCTAGTGGTGATCACATCGGCTGGTCATCAGGCCTTTACTGGAGAACCGACAAATTTCCAAAACTTTACTCAGTCAAGGGCAGCAAAATGATGATCAAGTCTTGCTTAAAGAATTTTGTTGCAAAACATTTCatcaggggccacacggtggtgtag
- the LOC122765951 gene encoding NACHT, LRR and PYD domains-containing protein 12-like, which yields MASVPELLLETFDELVVEQFRTFRWYLSSKVVEGFPHIPKARLEGVDREGTVDLLVQTYGYKDAVTVTVHILSKMQLKLSAETLKKKYEEVQSNQTPKEIPHHAIRDKLKFTLREKYKNIYQGTADEGENVYLNRIYTELHVIEGAWGGLSDEHETRQQRFNHVTAGETIIKVGDIFKPNPDQDKGIRTVLTLGIPGVGKTVCTQKFILSWAEGEENQDITFIFPLPFRELNPNIHDKDYSLMQLLHKFFPDSKPLETLGTESQVLFIFDGLDETLLPLNFKLNKVLRDETEPASLDVLITNLITGDLLCNSLVWVTSRPATVSNIPRKYIHQWTEVKGFTEKQREEYFRRHLCDNNLAIRILNHVESSKSLCVMCQIPVFCWITATVMKKMLCDNLTGHMPNTLTEMYTYLLLCQTDKMRERHNPVQSDCVVLKLAKLAYHQLEKGHLIFYEADLKECDVQEATVYSGVCTKLFVKEGRRRQEAFSFVHLTVQEFLAAVYAHHSYMQRKDNILVGDLKRMSTWLLPKSVFRFHQTAIEKALASKDGHWDLFLRFLLGLSLKSNQELLGRILDVDAVGEEDVARTAQFIKEKIKEEPEAKLNLFHCLSELKDESLVQEIQRFMSSGTLAAKDLSPVQWSALTFELMTSEATETFDLKKYIRSEEGVVKLLPVITSSTHALLNQCHLTETSCQLLASALNSTSSHLIELDLSDNSLKDSGVIVLSVGLSSPNCKLKKLRLHSCKLEGGCCEALGAVLSSESTQLRELDLSANDFQKTGLKPLTMGLCSHHCKLETLRLNQCKLKDGSCEDLALLLSSGVSQLKNLDLSNNNVKDSGVSQLTEGLKSPHCRLETLSLSCCGLTHKCCNPIGSALSCSSTHLKELDLGRKNLQGPDFQLLFAGLRSPDCKLEKLRTNDGSLQKCCSDFASIIGSDTSHMTELDLSGNDLQDSEVKLLSEGLASAQCKLETLRLSFCGVTVEGCAYLAAALSSNPFYLRQLDLSYNYLQDSGVKLLAGQRDNPQCKLEILSVDHNAECYLKSTLKYACTLTLNKDTAAKSLFVYDGGKQVTWVRREQQYPDHPDRFESVSQVLCHQALTQRHYWEVEWRGSWVDVAVAMRSIRRKAGPYLSGFGDTDQSWTLYCSEDHYSAKHNDQIEEIPAPLSRSHRVGVYLDWPGGTLSFYSVSSGSLSHLHTFYSTFTEPLYAGFGMEKDDSTVIICTEEGIPGRSHSAVVQSQ from the exons ATGGCGTCTGTCCCAGAGCTGCTGTTGGAAACCTTCGATGAGCTTGTTGTCGAACAGTTTAGGACGTTCCGCTGGTATCTGTCCAGTAAAGTTGTTGAAGGATTTCCTCATATTCCAAAGGCTAGGCTTGAGGGGGTGGACAGAGAGGGCACTGTGGATCTTTTGGTACAGACATATGGCTACAAAGACGCTGTTACAGTCACGGTGCATATACTTTCAAAGATGCAACTGAAACTGTCTGCTGAAACATTAAAGAAGAAGTATGAGGAAG TCCAAAGCAACCAAACACCCAAAG AAATCCCCCACCATGCAATTCGAGACAAACTGAAATTCACCCTGAGggaaaagtacaaaaacatttatcaaGGTACTGCAGATGAGGGGGAGAACGTCTACCTCAACAGAATCTACACTGAACTGCATGTGATAGAAGGAGCATGGGGAGGCCTCAGTGACGAGCATGAAACCAGGCAGCAGAGGTTCAACCATGTGACAGCAGGGGAAACTATAATCAAAGTTGGTGACATTTTCAAACCCAACCCCGATCAAGACAAGGGGATCAGAACTGTGCTTACCCTGGGTATCCCTGGAGTAGGCAAAACTGTCTGTACACAGAAGTTTATCCTAAGCTGggctgaaggagaagaaaaccaGGACATCACCTTCATTTTCCCTCTTCCTTTCCGTGAACTAAATCCCAACATACATGACAAGGACTACAGTCTGATGCAGCTGCTCCACAAGTTCTTCCCTGACAGCAAACCTCTTGAGACATTGGGAACAGAATCCCAAGTCTTGTTCATCTTTGATGGTCTTGATGAGACCCTCCTGCCCTTAAACTTTAAGCTCAACAAGGTCTTGAGAGATGAGACAGAGCCAGCCTCACTGGATGTCCTGATCACAAACCTCATCACGGGAGATTTGCTCTGTAACTCCCTTGTTTGGGTCACGTCCCGGCCTGCCACAGTCAGCAATATCCCTCGAAAATACATCCACCAGTGGACAGAAGTCAAGGGCTTTACTGAAAAGCAGAGGGAGGAATACTTCAGGAGGCACTTGTGTGACAATAACCtcgccatcagaatcctcaaccaTGTCGAGTCATCAAAGAGTCTCTGTGTCATGTGTCAAATACCTGTTTTCTGCTGGATCACTGCCACTGTGATGAAGAAAATGTTGTGCGACAACTTGACAGGACACATGCCAAACACTTTGACAGAGATGTACACATATCTCCTCCTGTGTCAAACGGACAAGATGAGAGAAAGGCATAATCCAGTACAAAgtgactgtgttgttttgaagctAGCTAAACTGGCATACCATCAACTGGAGAAGGGCCACCTGATCTTCTATGAGGCTGACCTGAAAGAATGTGATGTGCAAGAGGCAACTGTTTACTCGGGAGTTTGCACAAAGTTGTTTGTGAAGGAGGGAAGACGGAGGCAAGAGGCTTTTAGTTTTGTACATTTGACtgttcaggagtttctggccGCTGTGTATGCCCATCACTCCTACATGCAAAGAAAGGACAACATTCTTGTTGGAGATCTGAAAAGAATGTCTACATGGTTGCTCCCCAAGTCTGTGTTCAGATTTCACCAAACAGCTATTGAAAAAGCCTTGGCGAGCAAGGACGGCCACTGGGACCTGTTCCTCCGCTTTCTCCTGGGACTGTCACTGAAATCAAACCAGGAGCTCCTGGGCAGAATACTTGACGTGGACGCAGTAGGAGAAGAAGACGTAGCAAGAACTGCCCAGTTTATCAAGGAGAAGATCAAAGAGGAACCAGAGGCCAAGCTCAACTTATTCCATTGTCTAAGTGAGCTCAAAGATGAGTCTTTAGTGCAGGAGATCCAGCGTTTTATGAGTTCTGGGACACTTGCTGCCAAAGACCTGTCTCCAGTTCAGTGGTCAGCACTCACGTTTGAATTGATGACATCAGAGGCCACAGAGACGTTTGACCTGAAGAAGTACATAAGATCTGAGGAAGGAGTAGTGAAGCTGCTGCCTGTCATAACCTCCTCCACACATGCTCT GTTAAATCAGTGCCACCTCACTGAAACCAGCTGCCAACTTTTGGCCTCTGCACTGAACTCGACCTCCTCTCACCTGATAGAGCTGGACCTGAGTGACAACAGCCTGAAAGACTCAGGGGTGATAGTGCTTTCTGTTGGACTATCAAGTCCAAATTGTAAACTGAAGAAGTTGAG ATTGCATAGTTGTAAACTGGAGGGAGGCTGCTGTGAAGCACTGGGGGCTGTTCTGAGCTCAGAGTCAACCCAACTCAGAGAACTGGACCTAAGTGCTAATGACTTTCAAAAAACAGGACTAAAGCCTCTGACTATGGGACTATGCAGCCATCACTGCAAACTGGAAACATTAAG GTTGAATCAGTGCAAGCTCAAGGATGGTTCTTGTGAAGATCTGGCCTTGCTTTTAAGCTCAGGTGTATCTCAACTGAAAAATCTTGACCTGAGTAACAACAATGTGAAAGATTCTGGTGTATCCCAGCTTACTGAAGGACTgaagagtccacattgtagactggaaaCACTGAG TCTCAGCTGCTGTGGCCTTACACACAAATGCTGCAATCCCATTGGCTCAGCTCTCAGCTGCAGCTCTACCCATCTCAAAGAGCTGGACCTGGGACGAAAAAACCTGCAGGGTCCAGACTTTCAGCTCCTGTTTGCCGGACTGAGGAGCCCAGACTGTAAACTGGAGAAATTAAG GACAAATGATGGGAGTCTCCAGAAATGCTGCAGTGATTTTGCCTCAATCATTGGCTCGGACACCTCTCACATGACAGAGCTTGATCTGAGTGGGAATGATTTGCAGGACTCTGAGGTGAAGTTGCTTTCTGAAGGACTGGCTAGTGCACAATGCAAACTGGAGACGTTAAG GTTGTCATTCTGTGGAGTCACAGTGGAAGGCTGTGCTTATTTGGCTGCAGCACTGAGCTCCAACCCATTTTACCTGAGGCAGCTGGACCTCAGCTACAATTACCTGCAGGACTCTGGAGTGAAGCTGCTCGCTGGTCAGCGGGACAACCCACAGTGTAAACTAGAAATACTCAG TGTGGACCATAATGCGGAGTGCTACTTGAAATCAACACTGAAGT ATGCATGCACACTGACGCTCAACAAAGACACGGCAGCCAAATCCCTCTTTGTGTATGACGGGGGGAAGCAGGTGACATGGGTGAGGAGGGAGCAGCAGTATCCAGATCACCCTGACAGGTTTGAGAGTGTGTCCCAGGTTCTCTGTCACCAAGCCCTCACTCAACGCCACTACTGGGAAGTGGAGTGGAGGGGATCCTGGGTGGATGTTGCTGTGGCTATGAGGAGCATCCGCCGAAAGGCAGGCCCGTATCTCTCCGGGTTTGGCGACACAGACCAGTCCTGGACTCTGTACTGCTCTGAGGATCACTACAGTGCTAAACATAATGACCAGATTGAGGAGATACCAGCACCTCTGTCTCGATCCCACAGGGTTGGAGTGTATCTGGACTGGCCTGGTGGAACCCTGTCCTTCTACAGCGTCTCCTCTGGGAGCCTCAGTCACCTTCACACATTCTACAGCACTTTCACTGAGCCCCTCTATGCTGGGTTTGGGATGGAGAAGGACGACAGCACTGTCATCATTTGTACAGAGGAGGGAATTCCAGGAAGATCTCACTCGGCTGTAGTACAGtcacaataa